One genomic segment of Streptomyces liangshanensis includes these proteins:
- a CDS encoding ThiF family adenylyltransferase, whose translation MITEDDLTEDTAGATPPAATVGGLSPDEFYAELTTRNRGVVSAAEQDALRTSTVLVAGCGSIGGAAVEPLVRLGARNFLLADPGEYEVNNLNRQSATAADTDRNKALVASERILGINPHAKTAVFTQGVGEDTIEQLTADCQVIVDGIDVTTMSGWRAKHLLHRTAVARKLPLVTGWDIAGAQYVRCYDYRTVRKPFDGAISQSDIEELTSWQLLLKAIPLRYVPVEMLTEVKDNLGRPDYSFPQVTYVALTFGAITSHMVVKLLAGEQVRPEVYIDVHQEIRSNWGQLATRLRWVGELASLAPKLLKLSRGAQA comes from the coding sequence GTGATCACCGAGGATGACCTCACCGAGGACACGGCCGGCGCGACCCCGCCGGCCGCCACCGTCGGCGGCCTGAGCCCCGACGAGTTCTACGCCGAACTGACCACCCGCAACCGGGGCGTGGTCAGCGCGGCCGAGCAGGACGCCCTGCGCACGTCGACCGTCCTGGTCGCCGGCTGCGGGTCGATCGGCGGCGCCGCCGTGGAACCCCTGGTCCGCCTGGGCGCCCGGAACTTCCTGCTGGCCGACCCGGGCGAGTACGAGGTGAACAACCTCAACCGGCAGAGCGCCACCGCGGCCGACACCGACCGCAACAAGGCCCTCGTCGCCTCCGAGCGGATCCTCGGCATCAATCCCCATGCCAAGACCGCCGTCTTCACCCAGGGCGTCGGCGAGGACACCATCGAGCAGCTGACGGCCGACTGCCAGGTCATCGTCGACGGCATCGACGTGACCACCATGTCGGGCTGGCGGGCCAAGCACCTGCTCCACCGCACCGCCGTGGCACGCAAGCTGCCGCTCGTCACGGGCTGGGACATCGCGGGCGCGCAGTACGTGCGGTGCTACGACTACCGGACCGTGCGCAAGCCGTTCGACGGAGCGATCAGCCAGTCCGACATCGAGGAACTCACCTCGTGGCAGCTGCTCCTCAAGGCGATCCCGCTGCGGTACGTCCCCGTCGAGATGCTCACCGAGGTCAAGGACAACCTGGGCCGTCCCGACTACAGCTTCCCCCAGGTCACCTATGTGGCACTGACGTTCGGCGCCATCACCTCCCACATGGTGGTGAAGCTCCTCGCCGGGGAGCAGGTGCGGCCCGAGGTCTACATCGACGTCCACCAGGAGATCCGTTCCAACTGGGGGCAGTTGGCGACACGGCTGCGCTGGGTCGGCGAACTTGCCTCACTGGCGCCGAAGCTCCTCAAGCTCTCCCGGGGCGCCCAGGCCTGA